The following is a genomic window from Tripterygium wilfordii isolate XIE 37 chromosome 19, ASM1340144v1, whole genome shotgun sequence.
TGATAGGCCCGAAGGACAAAGGTCTCCGTCTCCGGAGCCTATTTATGATAATATGGGCATTAGGATTAATACTAGGGAATTTCGTGCAAGAGAGAGACTGAATAAGGAGAGGCAGGAGATTATATCtaatattattaaaaagaaTCCAGCCTTCAAGCCCCCAGCGGATTATAGGCCACCTAAGCTTCAAGAAAAACTTTATATACCCATGAAGGAATTCCCAGGCtacaatttcattggtttgATTATTGGGCCAAGAGGGAATACCCAGAAGAGAATGGAGAGGGAGACTGGATCAAAGATTGTGATTAGGGGAAAAGGATCGGTGAAGGAGGGAAGATTGCAGCAAAAGAGAGATTTGAAACCTGACCCTTCAGAAAATGAGGATTTGCATGTTTTAGTTGAGGCTGAAACGCAGGAATCTCTTGATGCTGGAGTTGAAATGGTGAAAAAGTTGTTGCAGCCTGTGGATGAGGTTTTAAATGAGCACAAGAGGCAGCAACTTAGGGAGCTTGCTGCACTTAATGGGACAATTAGAGACGAGGAGTATTGCAGATTATGTGGGGAGCCTGGTCATAGGCAGTATGCTTGTCCTTCTCGTACTTCGACCTTTAAGAGTGATGTGCTTTGTAAGATATGTGGTGATGGTGGGCACCCAACGATTGATTGTCCAGTGAAAGGAACCACTGGGAAGAAAATGGATGACGAGTACCTTAACTTTTTGGCTGAGTTAGGTGGAACTGTTCCTGAGTCAGCAACCAAGCAGAATTCAACAATGGCGTTAGGGGCAGGCGGTTCTGGAAGCAATCCTCCGTGGACCAATAATGCCAGTGGTGCTGGGATTGGTTCACAAAGTGGCTTGGGTGCAAATGGATTTAATCCCACAAAGGAATATGATGATACTAATTTGTACATTGGGTACTTGCCACCTACTCTTGAGGACGATGGTTTGATCAGGCTATTTTCAACCTTCGGTGATATTGTGATGGCTAAGGTTATTAAGGACCGGGTTACGGGATTGAGCAAAGGTTATGGTTTTGTGAAGTATGCCGATGTTCAAATGGCCAATAATGCAATTGTAAGCATGAATGGTTATCGCCTTGAAGGCCGTACAATTGCTGTCAGAGTTGCTGGTAAGCCGCCTCAGCCCGCTGTGCCTCCAGGCCCACCAGCTTCAGCTGTGCCTACTTACCCTGCATCAAGTCAACCAGCTGGTGCCTATCCATCTCAGCAGTTTGCACCAGGTGGTCCTCTTCCAAATGCTCCACCCACCAGCTATGCTGCGACTCCTGTTCCTTGGGGACCACCAGTTCCACCTTCTTATGCTCCTtatgctcctcctcctcctcctcctgtaTCAAGCATGTATCCT
Proteins encoded in this region:
- the LOC119985252 gene encoding splicing factor-like protein 1: MESVDSATQPQFYQQTQPQTLDFEAQNPNPPPPPEENRQSQIETGNAPKLEIQKPLISENGAITNTHSGPADKDFSGGEEETSSRRRRRSRWDPQPDSNNNENNDSGSGPKKRKSRWADDDPKPLIQLPDFMKDFTGGIEFDSEIQALNSRLLEISRMLQAGMPLDDRPEGQRSPSPEPIYDNMGIRINTREFRARERLNKERQEIISNIIKKNPAFKPPADYRPPKLQEKLYIPMKEFPGYNFIGLIIGPRGNTQKRMERETGSKIVIRGKGSVKEGRLQQKRDLKPDPSENEDLHVLVEAETQESLDAGVEMVKKLLQPVDEVLNEHKRQQLRELAALNGTIRDEEYCRLCGEPGHRQYACPSRTSTFKSDVLCKICGDGGHPTIDCPVKGTTGKKMDDEYLNFLAELGGTVPESATKQNSTMALGAGGSGSNPPWTNNASGAGIGSQSGLGANGFNPTKEYDDTNLYIGYLPPTLEDDGLIRLFSTFGDIVMAKVIKDRVTGLSKGYGFVKYADVQMANNAIVSMNGYRLEGRTIAVRVAGKPPQPAVPPGPPASAVPTYPASSQPAGAYPSQQFAPGGPLPNAPPTSYAATPVPWGPPVPPSYAPYAPPPPPPVSSMYPPFPGQLMPPYGVQYPPQVQTAPPGAPQTMTSSEAHQSHPPGVQSGNSSSAPSVPANIYGNSVASMPLNTQPAYPTTSLGYSSYYSAVPPPPPAPASATDNSQGINNLPWAPTPVVPPPATSAEKANNGADAEYEKFMAEMK